Within Coffea arabica cultivar ET-39 chromosome 4e, Coffea Arabica ET-39 HiFi, whole genome shotgun sequence, the genomic segment CAACATTGATTCAATACAGATATCGTTAGTGATGCATATAATAAAATGTACATTCTACATTAATGGCATGAAATTTTCTGAGATTGGTTTGAGTCAGCAGCACAGCGAACGAGAGTTTTCTGGAGTTCaagagggaagaagaagaagaagaagaagaagaagaagagaagatgGAACTTACGTGGGAAATGCAAAAGATCTTGTGCTCGCTGTGCTATTCGAGCGGAGGGAGATGTTGTCAGAAAATGGTATCAACCCAGAGAACGTTAATCGACCAGAGGCAGTGCTTGCTGCAGAGAAGCTAGAGCTTCCAAGTTCTCGATGATGCCCTGCGGTATTTTCATTTTGacgtgatgatgatgatgatgctaaTAATGGTACTTTTGACATGCAATCCGCCGCCTCGCAGGTGCTTTCGGTGCGTTTGTCTTCGGAGGTGCTTTCGTCCGTAATTGGTTGTGAACCAGAGTCATCTGTTATTCTTTGGGCTCCCAACTCAACCTCTGATCTTAGATCTACTCCATTGCAGTTTCTGCAATCTGCTTCCTTGCCAGCTGACCAAGTGTCCGCTATCATTGTTTCCGTCTTTGGATGCTCCTGAAAACCATTCCATGCAAATCAGGTATATTCTTGGTGATCATGATAGTCTGTAATTTATGACAGCCACTTTTAACCTGCATTGTCTCGTAGAAGTACTGGTATAAAAATGTTGGTGAACAAGATTGAGATTGATCGTCAAAGTTTGATTGTCATAGAACTAATTAACCTGATAAATAGTATGGCAATGTGAAAATAGCTGACAACATTACTAGAGACTGAGCAAtggaattccattttaaaaatCGAATCGAACAGGGAAACAACAAATTTGCCCATATAGACAATGATAAAGACCTTTGGGAACTGGAGGTGTTACAGCAGAGTATTGATGTAGAATTTGTACCTGATGATTCTGTTGTTGATCTAGTCTAAGATCTTCGCAATTAAACAAGTGAGAAAGAGAGGGACCGGTGATCTGCTCAGTATTACTCAAATTTCGTATATCTGATAATTCCTTCTCTGAAGAAGAACAAGCCTCTGTTGAAATATGAGCAGAAACTGTTTTATCTTCCATCAGCAGCTTCTTTTCAGCATCACAAAGCTTGGCATCATCATGAATGCAATCATGGTTAGAGAAAGATTCTTCTGCCCCAGTTGAAATGCTAGTATATAACAACATTTCTTCAGAAACCTCTCTGCTGTTTCTGGCCAGCTCATACTTCAACAGGTTGGATATATTATTGTGGTCCAACTCACAGTTTTCCACACAACATTTGTCATGACAAGGCACTTCCCCATCTATACACAAATCCTTGAAGATCTGGCAACCATTTTCTTTTAGGAAAACAACCACTTCTGGTACTTCGCACTCCATACTTCTCAAATCTCCATACTCAGGATCTCTGCTTTCCAATTGCATATAGTAGTGTGAATTTGTAAGTTCCTCAAATCCCAAATCTGCTGCTGCCTGAAAAGTCACAAATTTAAAGGCGAATGATTTGGTTGGCTCAACATCTACAGTTGGCAAGAAAAGGAAGGCCTTTGCCCACTGGACCTGATCTTTTATGCATCAAGTAGTTTGCATGACAATAACAGGTTTGCTTTTTTCTTTACTAGTCTTTAAATCAGATTAATTTTATTAAGCTTACTTTTCTCATCTTTGAAAGCTACAAGAAAGCTCAATTCCTCCAAGTCAAAATATTACGTTGCAGATCTACATTGAGTGCTTAAGTAAGATTTGAAATTTACATGTTGCTTTCTACAGAAATGTAAGAAATTCCTTGTAGAAATCAAAGTGTGAATCTCAGAAAAATATCAAGCACTTATGACAGCTCATCCCTTGCGTATTGCAGATGAGGGCTGCAAAAGTTTGAAGGTTCACAGCTACTGACATTGATAAAAACATCTATGGGACAACCTTTCTGGAAGGAAGATAAGAGTGTCAAAAGTGTCAAAAACCTTCCCGCTGGAAATCAAGTACTAATTGACTTTCGTTTTCATCAATTTCTTTTTCAGGAATTCAGAGGGCTCTATTCACCTAAGCAGAACTATAACAATCACGTTAGGCCTAATCAGACAGTCAAGAGGACTGATTTCATTTTCACATGTCTGTCCTCCATATCTTGCCACGCATCCTTAATCCTTTGTGAAGATAGTCTGTGATAAATAATAAACCAGTCATCTCCCCATTTCTATTTCTCTGCTGTGAAATCCTGCATATGATCTATCTAAGTGATTTTTTAAGTGGTGATGTTGATTAGTGCAAACTCCGAATCTCTTTTCTCAACACAATGTTCTTGAAAACAGCTGGTAGAAAGTCAAATCAGAAGGGTATCGATGTAGAAATCACAGATTTAACGaccctttttttccttcttttcataGAGCAGATGCACATATATTCTGATCATAGTCAAACAGGCACAAGAAGAACAACAGCAGAAATGGGCTTTGTACTCGAAGAACTTCGCAAGACAACAGCTTTATTAGAGAACTCACAAAGTAGAGATCACAGGAATACATGCAGATAGATGGAGAAAGATCAAATGAATAAAAGCCTGTCAGTTCAAGGTGCTTTTGCTTTTTACTTACTATTTACGAGGTCTGCGATGAATTTCTTTCTGAGAGAAACCACTTAGTATGTGCTGAGCTCGACCAAGTGCAGCTTGTGTACTATTCTGGGAGCTAGGAATACAAATAAAGTTAGCACTCTAGGAGTTATCACCCGCAAAATTCCACCGGACCACTGGTATACTTTGTTGTTACTGGCAAAAATCGTCATCCATCCACCTTTTTAACCTCTAAAAGGTGTGGGAAAAGGTGAGGAATCGCTCAAGTACCAGCAAGTAGAAAGTTGATATAAAGGtgaaaattagcaaaaataaaAGCTTTAAAGGGGGGGAGAATACAATGCAAAAGCAACAAAAGTAGCTCAGACTATCAATGGTCGGCTATCCATTACAGTAATAAAACTTTAGGCAAATAAAACCATCAAAGGGAAACTCATGGGGCACCCAAACCACCCCAAGTAcaaaagaaggagaagaaagaattgGAAGGAAATGGAGGAATTCTTTGTTGACAGGTCTCAGCTGTCGCCATTGTCTCATCATTTAAGAAGTCATGACTTGATTGGGTAGAATACCTAACCTTTGATCAAATGTTAATGTTTATAAGCATTGAATTCTTCTGCTattgctccaaaaaaaaaaacagatctttttttaattcttttctagTACAACTATTAAACATCCATATTGAGCTTCTaaacaagttcaagaaattcaGGGGGTATCAAGAAACAGGGAAGATCCCAACTCAGGTGGTGGTCGTGCTGaactattactttttttttttttt encodes:
- the LOC113742581 gene encoding uncharacterized protein, yielding MQLESRDPEYGDLRSMECEVPEVVVFLKENGCQIFKDLCIDGEVPCHDKCCVENCELDHNNISNLLKYELARNSREVSEEMLLYTSISTGAEESFSNHDCIHDDAKLCDAEKKLLMEDKTVSAHISTEACSSSEKELSDIRNLSNTEQITGPSLSHLFNCEDLRLDQQQNHQEHPKTETMIADTWSAGKEADCRNCNGVDLRSEVELGAQRITDDSGSQPITDESTSEDKRTESTCEAADCMSKVPLLASSSSSRQNENTAGHHRELGSSSFSAASTASGRLTFSGLIPFSDNISLRSNSTASTRSFAFPTLATEWNESPIRMAEVDRKPKRRGCWRMCFTCSNF